DNA from Colletotrichum higginsianum IMI 349063 chromosome 7 map unlocalized unitig_7, whole genome shotgun sequence:
cgtcggcgacctGACCCCGCTGCAGTGGCGAggcttcttcggcgccgccctctcgATCCCCTTCGTCGTCACCGTGCCCGTCAACGGCTTCATCgccgagggcttcgtcgacaacTGGCGCTGGGGCCTGGGCATGTTCGCCATCCTCGTGCCCGTCTTGCTCCTGCCGGCCATCGTCACGCTCTACTCGATGCAGCGGCGCGGGGAAAAGCTGGGCATGGTCACCATGGCCGCTTCGAAGCGCCTTCGGACTGGGGCCGGTGACtctgacgaagaagccgTTTACAAATCAAGGGGGTTCGCCTACTGGGTAAAGCTCTTGTACGAGGGACTgatcgacatcgacatcatTGGCCTGGCAATCCTCGGAGCATCCTTTTCGCTCATTTTGCTGCCCTTCACGCTTGCCAAGGAAGCTGACGGGGGCTGGGGCAacgccggcatcatcgccatgctcgtcgtcggcttcgttCTGCTCGTTGCCTTTATCCTCTACGAGATGTACCTCTCCCCGAAGCCGCTCATGACGAAGCGCATCATCCAAAACCGCAcgttcctcgccgccgtcaccatcTACACCTTCAACCAgatggcctcggccgtcCGCAACACCTACTTCTCCTCGTACATCTACATCATCAAGGAGTGGTCGACGTACGAGTGGACCATCTTCTTGGGCATCACGACTATGGGACTCAGCCTCCTGGGACCCATTGTCGGGCTCATCCAGAGACGCACCCATCGGTACAAGTCCATGATGATCTTTGGTGCAGTGGCAAGACTCATCGCCTACGGCCTCCTGGTCCAGCCCGACGGCCGGATGATCCAGGACACGGCCcgcctcgtcatcgcccagCTCACCTTCTGCCTGGGCTCcttcaacgtcgtcggcgcccgcgTGGGCAGTCAGGCCTCCGTGCCGCACGAGGACATGGCTTCCATCATCGCCCTTCTCACGCTTTGGTCCACGCTGGGCTCGTCCGTCGGCAGCGCCGTCTCGTCGGCCATCTGGACCAGTGAGATGCTCGACCGCATGCACATGGAGATGCCcggggtcgacgacgccacgGTTGCGAAGCTCTACGGGAACATAAAGAAGCTGCGGACCACGTACGACTTTGATCACCCCGTCAGGCAGGGCGCCATCCGTGCCTATGCCTTTGTCAACGGCCACATTGCCGTTACCGCCCTTCTCTTGTCTGCGGTACCCTTGTTTGCGACCTTCTTCATGCCCGACTTCTACCTGGGCAAGCAGCAGAACGCCGTCACAAACAggggcctcgatggcgaggTTGTTGACATACCGCAGAGGCAGTCTAGTAATGATGGCGGTGAGGCTGCGCAAGCTAACGAAGAGCCAAAGCCGCTCTACCGGAGGTGGCTTGCCGCCTACCGCAGGGACGTGTAGATGTCCAAGTGAGGGAAGTGGGTCAGGCGTATGGATCACTGTTGGAAATGGGGGTGTTCATAGAGACAGACAACTCGACTGCACTTCCGAGACTGATCTGGCTAGCCAATTTAGGTGGCATTGGATAGAACGTGAAACTAGCCCCATCTTCAAGGCCATGCTCGAGTAGAGAACAACATAAGCCACAGTACCCTTTGAGAAGTTCCATTTGCATGTGTTTCCCAAGGACTGTATCGCGACTCGGCTCCAGATGCGACTTTTCTCCATCTGTCTCCGAGTTCCTAAGGCCATCGCCATATTTGAATCTAATGTCCATCTTCTCTGACAGTCGTGGCAGGCCCAACGTAGCATTGAACACGAACAAATAGTGACAACATAGTGCGCTAGCATTGCGTGACCAACTATAGATGCTGTTGGTTGTATAGTTCAGCCAAACTCAACAGATCATGTTTGGAAATTTCAAGGTGATTCTGTCTTGAAAGAGAGTGTTCGCTTACAATTGGTTGTTTCCTACATATCACTGCAAGCTGCGCAGATAACATCATCAAGTGCAAACCGCTGGCTCTTCATAGACATCGTGTTCAGCTGCGAATTGGGTTGTCATCTGTTTGTGGATTTAATCGAGAAGAGTTAACTCATCAAAGTTTTACCAAGTTTGGTGAAACCAGGCGTTTGCGTCAGAGACGAAATAGCAGCAAGTGTCAACCAACATTCCAGCTGAAGAGCAGTCGATTTGGCCGGCCAAACACCCACCCGCTTCACATTTTTCAGCTTTCATCAACTCAGTTGTTACATAATATCGTATTCGTGCCTAACAGCGACTTGAAAGGCGTTTCTCCCAACGTCCAACTCAGCTCGCAAAGCCAAGTCTCAACAATGAGTTCGTGTCGATCCATCGGACTTGACAACTCCGCTCGGTCGAAAGAGGGAGGTCAATCGTCCGTCTCGCCGTTACCAGACGTTACCTGCATCCCCGAAATGCTTAGCATACCATGGTCTGTCGGACTGGTTTC
Protein-coding regions in this window:
- a CDS encoding Siderophore iron — translated: MSTPAGASGTQPNNGKDGDVSVSSSQKAFPDRVDVDRRGTAADEEDLTAFDSRRNSAKAVSGADEGQGHDAIGVSRVEAFNKILYQSGKSGRTLLWLLGISIGLTMFAYALDQGITSTIFTTMASSTFGQHSSLAAVSTASQIIRAISKPFIGKLADITSRPTTYTVILVFYVVGFAVAASSSSFAAYTVGICFTSVGKSGLDLLSDIIVGDLTPLQWRGFFGAALSIPFVVTVPVNGFIAEGFVDNWRWGLGMFAILVPVLLLPAIVTLYSMQRRGEKLGMVTMAASKRLRTGAGDSDEEAVYKSRGFAYWVKLLYEGLIDIDIIGLAILGASFSLILLPFTLAKEADGGWGNAGIIAMLVVGFVLLVAFILYEMYLSPKPLMTKRIIQNRTFLAAVTIYTFNQMASAVRNTYFSSYIYIIKEWSTYEWTIFLGITTMGLSLLGPIVGLIQRRTHRYKSMMIFGAVARLIAYGLLVQPDGRMIQDTARLVIAQLTFCLGSFNVVGARVGSQASVPHEDMASIIALLTLWSTLGSSVGSAVSSAIWTSEMLDRMHMEMPGVDDATVAKLYGNIKKLRTTYDFDHPVRQGAIRAYAFVNGHIAVTALLLSAVPLFATFFMPDFYLGKQQNAVTNRGLDGEVVDIPQRQSSNDGGEAAQANEEPKPLYRRWLAAYRRDV